One region of Rhodophyticola sp. CCM32 genomic DNA includes:
- a CDS encoding enoyl-CoA hydratase/isomerase family protein → MSDVVAMERVGTTGLIALNNPPVNAASAALRKGVWDAVETLEAEPGIDIIALYGTGRSFIAGADIREFGKPPADPWLPALCRRIEECTTPVLSILHGAALGGGLEVALATHARIALPGIVIGLPEVTLGILPGAGGTQRTPRLIGIPAALELITSGKHISADTALSLGLVDRIADGPPAIWPCKLPVMCATAPCPPAAAPIWSPPPMRPPSPRPPPGCKRPRPIFSPPIAASKPLPQAFCHWRKGWRSNGPCSRTAWTARNAPG, encoded by the coding sequence ATGAGCGATGTGGTTGCCATGGAACGGGTCGGCACAACCGGCCTGATCGCGCTGAACAACCCGCCGGTCAACGCGGCCAGCGCCGCCCTGCGCAAAGGGGTCTGGGACGCGGTTGAAACGCTGGAGGCAGAGCCCGGTATCGACATTATCGCGCTTTACGGCACCGGCCGCAGCTTTATCGCGGGCGCCGATATCCGCGAGTTTGGCAAACCCCCTGCCGACCCCTGGCTGCCCGCGCTTTGCAGGCGGATCGAGGAGTGCACCACGCCGGTCCTGTCCATTCTGCATGGCGCGGCCCTTGGCGGCGGGCTTGAGGTTGCGCTGGCCACCCATGCCCGGATTGCCTTGCCGGGTATCGTCATCGGCCTGCCCGAGGTCACGCTTGGCATTCTGCCCGGTGCCGGCGGCACCCAGCGCACCCCGCGCCTGATCGGTATCCCCGCCGCGCTGGAACTGATCACCAGCGGCAAACATATCAGCGCCGACACCGCCCTGTCGCTTGGTCTGGTGGACCGCATCGCCGATGGCCCCCCCGCGATCTGGCCCTGCAAGCTGCCAGTGATGTGCGCAACGGCACCCTGCCCACCCGCCGCAGCGCCGATCTGGTCACCACCCCCGATGAGACCGCCATCGCCGAGGCCGCCGCCCGGCTGCAAAAGACCCAGACCCATCTTTTCGCCCCCCATCGCTGCGTCAAAGCCATTGCCGCAAGCATTTTGCCACTGGAGGAAGGGCTGGCGATCGAACGGGCCCTGTTCCAGGACTGCCTGGACAGCCCGCAACGCGCCGGGCTGA
- a CDS encoding acyl-CoA thioesterase, with translation MTDTVAALLDLLNIEPLELNLYRGEGSGGETTKRIYGGQVVAQALSAAYHTVEGRNCHSLHAYFMRPGDPSRPVIYEVDRARDGGSFTTRRVIAIQNGRQILNMSASFHIEEPGYHHQHPMPGAVDPDTLPSREDTKTALAARAPKASRADILRPSAIELRPTDEYDLLDPSPAPDGHSVWLRLSHPVPDAPAWMQHCLLTYASDLHLMGTGLRPHGQSWFTNTMTASLDHAIWFHGPVDFGQWHLYVMDSPWTGGARGVNRGLIYAADGRLVASTAQEGLMRPLSTT, from the coding sequence ATGACCGACACCGTTGCCGCCCTGCTGGACCTGCTGAATATCGAACCGCTGGAGCTGAATCTCTATCGCGGCGAAGGCTCCGGCGGCGAAACCACGAAACGCATCTATGGCGGGCAGGTCGTGGCCCAGGCCCTGTCTGCGGCCTATCACACGGTGGAGGGGCGCAACTGCCATTCCCTCCACGCCTATTTCATGCGCCCGGGCGATCCCTCCCGGCCGGTGATCTACGAGGTGGACCGCGCCCGCGATGGCGGCAGTTTCACCACAAGACGGGTGATCGCGATCCAGAATGGCCGGCAGATCCTGAACATGTCCGCCTCGTTCCATATCGAGGAACCCGGCTATCATCACCAGCACCCGATGCCCGGGGCGGTTGACCCCGACACTCTGCCCAGCCGCGAAGACACCAAAACCGCCCTTGCCGCCCGCGCGCCCAAAGCCAGCCGGGCCGACATCCTCCGCCCCTCTGCGATCGAACTGCGCCCTACGGATGAATACGACCTGCTTGACCCAAGCCCCGCCCCGGACGGGCATTCCGTCTGGCTGCGCCTCAGCCACCCGGTGCCGGACGCGCCGGCCTGGATGCAACACTGCCTGCTGACCTATGCCAGCGATCTGCACCTTATGGGCACGGGCCTGCGCCCCCATGGGCAAAGCTGGTTCACCAACACCATGACCGCAAGCCTGGATCACGCGATCTGGTTTCACGGCCCGGTCGATTTCGGCCAATGGCATCTCTATGTGATGGACAGCCCCTGGACCGGCGGCGCACGCGGTGTGAACCGGGGCCTGATCTATGCCGCCGATGGCCGGCTGGTCGCCTCAACCGCACAAGAAGGCCTGATGCGCCCGCTCTCCACAACCTGA
- a CDS encoding 3-keto-5-aminohexanoate cleavage protein, with translation MSKPCIICVAITGSLPRKSDNPAVPITVAEQVESTHAAFEAGASICHAHVRHDDQSPSSDPETFARLKEGIEAHCPGMIIQFSTGGRSGAGRERGGMLHLRPDMASLSVGSNNFPTRVYENPPDLVDWLAAEMRRYEVKPEIEAFDLSHIHQAARMEREGRLAAPAYVQFVMGVQNAMPADRDVFDYYVRTMARLLPDSEWCAAGIGRHQIEVNEWSVTAGGHARTGLEDNVRLDQETLAPSNAALVARVVALCERHNRPVATPAEARSMLGLRTG, from the coding sequence ATGTCGAAACCCTGTATCATCTGTGTGGCGATCACCGGATCTCTGCCGCGCAAATCCGACAATCCGGCGGTGCCGATCACCGTTGCCGAGCAGGTGGAAAGCACCCATGCCGCCTTTGAGGCCGGGGCCAGCATCTGCCATGCCCATGTGCGCCATGATGATCAGAGCCCAAGCTCGGACCCGGAGACATTCGCGCGGCTGAAGGAGGGCATTGAGGCCCATTGCCCCGGTATGATCATTCAGTTTTCCACCGGGGGCCGGTCGGGCGCCGGAAGAGAACGTGGCGGGATGCTGCATCTGCGGCCGGATATGGCGTCGCTGTCAGTGGGCTCGAACAACTTTCCGACGCGGGTCTATGAAAACCCGCCCGATCTGGTGGATTGGTTGGCCGCCGAGATGCGGCGATATGAGGTAAAGCCCGAGATTGAAGCCTTTGATCTGTCGCATATTCATCAGGCGGCGAGGATGGAGCGCGAGGGCCGTCTGGCCGCGCCTGCCTATGTGCAGTTTGTGATGGGGGTGCAGAACGCGATGCCCGCGGACCGTGATGTGTTTGACTATTACGTCAGGACCATGGCGCGGCTTTTGCCTGACAGCGAATGGTGCGCCGCAGGGATCGGGCGGCATCAGATCGAGGTGAATGAATGGTCGGTGACCGCAGGTGGCCATGCACGCACGGGGCTTGAGGATAATGTGCGGCTGGATCAGGAAACGCTGGCCCCCTCGAACGCGGCATTGGTCGCCCGGGTGGTCGCGCTGTGTGAGCGCCATAACCGGCCGGTTGCCACCCCGGCGGAGGCCCGCAGCATGCTTGGTCTGCGCACAGGGTGA
- a CDS encoding metal ABC transporter permease — protein sequence MLDDFLVRAGLAGVGVAIAAAPLGCFVVWRRMAYFGDATAHAALLGVALSLSFSISIFVSVLAVCLAMAMLVSTLAERGYALDTVLGVLAHAALAFGLVAVSLLSGVRVDLSAYLFGDILAVTREDLTIIWGGAIAIVALISWRWQPLLTATLSPELARASGLSPRKEQLVLTLALATVVAVAIKVVGALLIISLMLIPAAAARPFATNPEVMVVTAGGIGAASALGGLWASFQFDTPTGPSIVCTAATIFFASTLIGLLRRTS from the coding sequence ATGCTGGATGACTTTCTTGTCCGCGCGGGGCTGGCAGGCGTTGGCGTTGCAATCGCAGCCGCCCCGCTGGGCTGTTTCGTCGTCTGGCGACGAATGGCCTATTTCGGAGATGCCACAGCCCATGCCGCCCTTCTGGGTGTCGCACTTAGCCTCAGCTTCTCTATCTCGATTTTCGTAAGCGTCCTGGCCGTTTGCCTGGCCATGGCCATGCTGGTGTCAACCCTGGCGGAACGCGGCTATGCGCTTGACACGGTCCTGGGCGTTCTGGCCCATGCCGCGCTGGCATTTGGTCTGGTGGCCGTGTCCCTTCTCAGCGGTGTCAGGGTGGATCTCTCGGCTTATCTTTTCGGCGACATCCTTGCCGTCACGCGTGAAGATCTGACCATCATATGGGGCGGCGCGATCGCGATTGTCGCGCTTATTTCATGGCGTTGGCAACCCTTGCTCACAGCGACCCTCAGCCCGGAACTGGCCAGGGCCTCGGGCCTCAGCCCACGTAAGGAACAACTGGTTCTCACCCTTGCCCTGGCCACTGTTGTGGCCGTCGCGATCAAGGTCGTCGGCGCGCTGTTGATCATCTCGCTGATGCTGATCCCGGCTGCCGCCGCCCGGCCCTTTGCCACCAATCCCGAAGTGATGGTGGTCACCGCAGGCGGCATCGGCGCGGCCTCGGCCCTGGGTGGGTTATGGGCCTCTTTCCAGTTCGACACGCCCACAGGACCCAGCATCGTCTGCACAGCCGCCACGATATTCTTTGCCTCTACCCTAATCGGCCTGCTGCGGCGCACCTCCTGA
- a CDS encoding metal ABC transporter ATP-binding protein has product MSLVETRNLNLRFGHSLVLKDLNFTISPGEIVTLVGPNGSGKTSFLKILIGVLEPSTGTIRRDPKLKIGYVPQQLHIDRTLPLTVSRFLSLPRRHSVKTMRTALDDAGAKNLLSRQMTDLSGGQRQRVLLARALLNDPNLLILDEATQGLDQPGSAAFYRLIERVRRDFGCAVLMVSHELHVVMSASDRVVCLNGHICCEGKPETVASAPAYRALFGSGTQGALALYRHQHTHHHDHGLPQENTP; this is encoded by the coding sequence GTGAGCCTGGTCGAAACCCGTAATCTCAACCTCCGGTTTGGTCACAGCCTGGTCCTGAAGGATTTGAATTTTACCATCTCTCCGGGCGAAATCGTCACCCTGGTCGGCCCGAACGGTTCTGGGAAAACCAGTTTTCTGAAGATTCTGATCGGCGTTCTTGAACCAAGTACGGGCACCATCAGGCGCGATCCAAAATTGAAAATCGGCTATGTGCCGCAGCAGTTGCATATCGACAGAACCCTGCCGCTCACTGTGTCACGGTTTCTCTCCCTGCCCCGCAGGCATTCGGTAAAAACCATGCGCACGGCCTTGGATGATGCGGGGGCCAAAAACCTGCTGTCGCGGCAGATGACCGATCTTTCCGGCGGCCAGCGCCAACGCGTTCTGCTGGCCCGCGCGCTGCTGAACGACCCCAATCTGTTGATCCTTGACGAGGCGACACAGGGCCTTGACCAACCCGGCTCTGCCGCTTTCTACCGCCTGATCGAACGGGTGCGCCGCGATTTCGGCTGCGCGGTTCTGATGGTCAGCCATGAATTGCATGTGGTGATGAGCGCATCGGATCGTGTCGTCTGCCTCAACGGCCATATCTGTTGCGAGGGCAAACCCGAAACCGTTGCCTCTGCCCCCGCTTACCGGGCCCTGTTCGGCTCTGGCACGCAAGGGGCGCTGGCCTTGTACCGGCATCAGCATACCCATCATCATGATCACGGCCTGCCGCAAGAGAATACACCGTAA
- a CDS encoding transcriptional repressor, with the protein MQDAIAAAEAKCTAENLRLTPVRRRVLELLLEGHRALGAYDILKQLQAENLGSQPPIAYRALQFLTTHGFVHRIERLNAYVACVFSDSNHQPTFMICRECDSVAEAGAHPVKESLDHAAETMGFTPEHMMIEVEGLCPVCVEAQA; encoded by the coding sequence GTGCAAGACGCGATCGCGGCGGCCGAGGCCAAATGCACCGCTGAGAATCTGCGCCTGACACCGGTACGCCGCAGGGTACTGGAACTGCTGCTGGAAGGTCATCGCGCTTTGGGGGCTTATGACATCCTGAAACAGCTTCAGGCCGAAAATCTCGGATCCCAGCCTCCTATCGCATACCGTGCTTTGCAATTTTTGACCACACATGGGTTCGTCCACCGTATCGAACGCCTGAACGCCTATGTCGCCTGCGTGTTTTCAGACAGCAACCACCAGCCCACGTTCATGATCTGCCGGGAATGTGACAGCGTGGCCGAAGCCGGGGCGCATCCTGTCAAGGAAAGCCTTGATCATGCAGCCGAGACCATGGGCTTTACCCCGGAACATATGATGATTGAAGTCGAAGGCCTGTGCCCGGTCTGTGTCGAGGCGCAGGCGTGA